In one Fodinicola acaciae genomic region, the following are encoded:
- a CDS encoding cytidine deaminase has protein sequence MELDPEDAKIITLARSARARTGAAEGAAVRDTDGRTYAACTVALPSLSLSALQAAVAAAVASGALALEAAAIVTEAADATDPGIAAVHDLTPSAPVLLAAPDGTLIS, from the coding sequence GTGGAGCTGGACCCGGAGGACGCCAAGATCATCACGCTGGCGCGCTCGGCGCGGGCCCGCACGGGGGCCGCGGAAGGTGCGGCGGTACGCGACACCGACGGCCGCACGTACGCGGCATGCACGGTCGCGTTGCCGTCGCTCTCGCTGTCGGCTCTGCAGGCCGCCGTTGCCGCGGCGGTGGCGTCCGGCGCGCTCGCGTTGGAGGCCGCGGCGATCGTCACCGAGGCCGCCGACGCCACCGACCCCGGCATCGCCGCCGTGCACGACCTCACGCCGTCGGCTCCGGTCCTGCTCGCCGCGCCGGACGGCACGCTGATCAGCTGA
- a CDS encoding hemolysin family protein produces the protein MALIALAVGLVVLAGAFAMVDAALAAVSPARVSEMVRESVRGSRALSALVGDRKEFARHISLLLLLRLVCELSATTALAVFTIRQWGVGWLAGLVTAGTMTVVSFVLVGVGPRTIGRQRSYPVALIAARPVRWIGRVLAPLSQLLILIGNAVTPGRGFREGPFATQVELRELVDIAERRGVVEHEERDMIHSVFSLGDTIAREVMVPRTEIVWIESTKSVRQALALALRSGFSRIPVLGESIDDIVGVVYLKDLARMAISGGRSDARVSTAMREPEFVPESKPVDDLLREMQARRIHIGIVIDEYGGTAGLITIEDILEEIVGEITDEYDVESPPIEHLDDGTVRVSARLSVEDLEELMGIQLPDDDDVETVGGLLAQTLGLVPIPGAQAEVAGLQLTAESAGGRRNRIDTVLVRRLPGASADESDLTDEPAHT, from the coding sequence ATGGCGCTCATCGCACTGGCCGTCGGCCTGGTCGTCCTCGCCGGTGCCTTCGCGATGGTCGACGCCGCGCTGGCGGCGGTCTCGCCGGCGCGGGTCAGCGAGATGGTCCGCGAGAGCGTACGCGGTTCGCGAGCGCTGTCCGCGCTGGTCGGCGACCGCAAGGAGTTCGCCAGGCACATCAGCCTGCTCTTGTTGCTGCGACTGGTGTGTGAGCTGAGCGCGACGACCGCGCTCGCGGTGTTCACCATCCGGCAGTGGGGGGTCGGCTGGCTGGCCGGCCTGGTCACCGCCGGCACCATGACGGTGGTCAGCTTCGTGCTGGTCGGCGTCGGCCCGCGGACCATCGGCCGCCAGCGCTCGTATCCGGTCGCGCTCATCGCCGCGCGGCCGGTGCGCTGGATCGGCCGCGTACTCGCGCCGCTGAGCCAGCTGCTGATCTTGATCGGCAACGCCGTCACACCCGGCCGGGGCTTTCGCGAGGGGCCGTTCGCCACCCAGGTCGAGCTGCGCGAGCTGGTCGACATCGCCGAGCGGCGCGGTGTGGTCGAGCACGAAGAACGCGACATGATCCACTCGGTCTTCTCGCTCGGCGACACGATCGCGCGCGAGGTGATGGTGCCGCGCACGGAGATTGTCTGGATCGAGAGCACCAAGTCGGTGCGGCAGGCCCTGGCTTTGGCTCTGCGCAGCGGTTTCAGCCGCATCCCGGTGCTCGGCGAGAGCATCGACGACATCGTCGGCGTGGTCTATCTCAAGGATCTCGCGCGGATGGCGATCAGCGGCGGCCGCTCCGACGCGCGGGTGTCGACGGCGATGCGCGAGCCGGAGTTCGTACCGGAGTCCAAGCCGGTCGACGACCTGCTGCGCGAGATGCAGGCGCGGCGGATCCACATCGGCATCGTGATCGACGAGTACGGCGGCACCGCCGGCCTGATCACCATCGAGGACATCCTGGAGGAGATCGTCGGCGAGATCACCGACGAGTACGACGTGGAGTCGCCGCCGATCGAGCACCTGGACGACGGCACCGTACGTGTCAGCGCGCGGCTGTCGGTCGAGGACCTCGAGGAGCTGATGGGGATCCAGCTGCCGGACGACGACGATGTCGAGACCGTCGGTGGCCTGCTCGCCCAGACGCTCGGCCTGGTGCCGATCCCCGGAGCGCAGGCCGAGGTCGCCGGCCTGCAGCTGACCGCCGAGAGCGCCGGCGGCCGCCGCAACCGGATCGACACCGTGCTCGTACGCCGGCTGCCCGGCGCCTCCGCGGACGAGTCCGATCTCACCGACGAACCCGCCCACACCTGA
- a CDS encoding PhoH family protein, protein MANTSENVQTTDTARANGAAEAKTRIVVPDTHRMVSLLGSRDEVLTAIEQYVKADVHVRGNEITLTGAPADNAYAERLIGELLTVLQRGEQITPDTVRRTAAMLEAGTEERPAEVLTLNILSRRGRTIRPKTLNQKHYVDAIDKHTIVFGIGPAGTGKTYLAMAKAVQALQAKQVNRIILTRPAVEAGERLGYLPGTLYEKIDPYLRPLYDALHDMLDPESIPKLMSAGTIEVAPLAYMRGRAHPRSTTVLTPGGWRPIGDLRVGDLVVGSDGEPTPVLGVYPQGEKDIYRVTAQDGASVLCCGEHLWTVRTAADKRRDRPWRVLETKEMIGNLRAARAHRYELPMLTGPVQHPEREVPMDPYALGLLLGDGCITGSTTPSFSTNDPELALALESAVQGIQVRQESRVDHVLNRVREPGEVITLENPVTGALRALRLLGTRSHSKYIPEVYLHNTAEIRLALLQGLLDTDGGPVTQANRTCRIQYTTTSSLLRDDVIALVRSLGGVAYVRCRAAKGSKPGMAKGREVGDNHDAYVIDIRLPEGIQPFRLARKRQKYDATGGGRPMRFIDSIEPAGRADAVCIQVAAADSLYVTEEYLLTHNTLNDAFIILDEAQNTTPEQMKMFLTRLGFGAKIVVTGDVTQVDLPGGATSGLRVVQDILDGVEDVHFSRLTSVDVVRHRLVSDIVDAYAKWDADHADPRGGPSRVRGQRSGRGR, encoded by the coding sequence ATGGCCAACACATCCGAGAACGTTCAGACGACCGACACAGCCCGTGCCAACGGAGCGGCCGAGGCCAAGACCCGGATCGTCGTGCCCGACACCCATCGGATGGTGAGCCTGCTGGGCTCCCGCGACGAGGTGCTGACCGCCATCGAGCAGTACGTCAAGGCCGATGTGCACGTACGGGGCAACGAGATCACTCTCACCGGCGCGCCGGCCGACAACGCATACGCGGAGCGGCTGATCGGCGAGCTGCTGACCGTGCTGCAGCGCGGCGAGCAGATCACTCCGGACACCGTCCGCCGCACGGCGGCGATGCTGGAGGCCGGCACCGAGGAGCGGCCGGCCGAGGTGCTGACGCTCAACATCCTGTCCCGGCGCGGCCGTACGATCCGGCCGAAGACGCTCAACCAGAAGCATTACGTCGACGCGATCGACAAGCACACGATCGTCTTCGGCATCGGCCCGGCCGGCACCGGCAAGACCTATCTGGCGATGGCCAAGGCCGTGCAGGCGTTGCAGGCCAAGCAGGTCAACCGGATCATCCTGACCCGGCCGGCGGTGGAGGCCGGCGAGCGACTCGGTTATCTGCCCGGCACGCTGTACGAGAAGATCGACCCGTATCTGCGGCCGCTCTACGACGCGCTGCACGACATGCTCGACCCGGAGTCGATCCCGAAGCTGATGTCGGCCGGCACCATCGAAGTCGCGCCACTGGCATATATGCGTGGTCGGGCGCATCCGCGGTCGACGACGGTCCTGACGCCCGGTGGATGGCGACCAATCGGTGATCTGCGGGTCGGCGATCTGGTGGTCGGTTCCGATGGTGAGCCGACGCCGGTCCTCGGTGTCTACCCACAGGGTGAGAAGGACATCTATCGAGTGACCGCGCAGGACGGAGCCTCTGTGCTCTGCTGCGGCGAGCACCTCTGGACGGTGCGTACGGCGGCGGACAAACGGCGCGACAGGCCGTGGCGCGTGCTTGAGACCAAGGAAATGATCGGCAATCTGCGTGCGGCGCGCGCGCATCGGTACGAGCTGCCGATGCTGACCGGGCCTGTCCAGCACCCGGAGCGCGAAGTCCCGATGGACCCGTACGCACTGGGCCTGTTGCTCGGCGACGGCTGCATCACCGGCTCGACGACCCCGTCGTTCTCGACCAACGATCCCGAGCTCGCGCTGGCGCTCGAAAGCGCCGTGCAAGGCATCCAGGTTCGGCAGGAAAGCCGGGTGGACCATGTCCTCAACCGGGTGCGTGAGCCTGGTGAGGTCATCACGCTGGAGAATCCGGTCACCGGCGCACTGCGGGCACTGCGGCTGCTTGGCACCAGGTCGCACTCGAAATACATCCCCGAGGTCTACCTGCACAACACCGCCGAGATCCGGCTCGCGCTGCTGCAGGGCCTGCTGGACACCGACGGCGGTCCGGTCACCCAGGCCAACCGGACATGCCGGATTCAGTACACGACGACGTCGTCGCTGCTGCGCGATGACGTGATCGCGCTGGTCCGTTCCCTCGGTGGCGTGGCATATGTGCGCTGCCGGGCCGCCAAGGGCAGCAAGCCCGGCATGGCCAAGGGCCGCGAGGTTGGCGACAACCACGACGCGTACGTCATCGACATCCGGCTGCCGGAAGGCATCCAGCCGTTCCGGTTGGCACGCAAGCGGCAGAAGTACGACGCCACCGGTGGCGGACGGCCGATGCGGTTCATCGACAGCATCGAGCCGGCCGGCCGGGCCGACGCCGTGTGCATCCAGGTGGCGGCGGCCGACTCGCTGTACGTCACCGAGGAATACCTGCTCACCCACAACACGCTCAATGACGCGTTCATCATTCTGGACGAGGCGCAGAACACCACGCCGGAGCAGATGAAGATGTTCCTGACCCGGCTGGGCTTCGGAGCCAAGATCGTGGTGACCGGCGACGTGACGCAGGTCGACCTGCCTGGCGGTGCCACCTCCGGCCTGCGGGTCGTGCAGGACATCCTGGACGGTGTGGAGGACGTGCACTTCTCCAGGCTCACCAGCGTCGATGTTGTACGGCACCGGCTGGTCAGCGACATCGTCGACGCGTACGCCAAATGGGATGCCGATCACGCCGACCCGCGTGGCGGTCCGTCGCGGGTCCGTGGACAGCGGTCCGGCCGGGGACGTTAG
- a CDS encoding serine hydrolase domain-containing protein has translation MTDDHPRAATSAYEREVRLLQRDHRVPAVSAALVRKDRPVWTYEAAAPGYGRGVDAQYRIGSVTKTFTAALVMQARDAGLLDLDDPVAKHLDVPQHGDHTIRRLLSHSSGLAREPYGDVWDTLDVPDTGQVLSDLARVESVLPTSRRFHYSNLGFAILGHLVARLAGGSWEELVVDRLIQPLGLTRTTVEPVEPVAQGYLVDVFSDRVRPEPHVNFGGVNPAAQLWSTAADMATWAAFLAMPDEKVLARSTVDEMVHPLMVTDETDWQRAFGLGLMVIPRGDRVVHVGHTGGMPGFIAGVYCDRTTGTGAAVLGSSGTAGQITVVPHKLLERSAELDPADIEPWVPGDAPPDELASVLGHWFTEGTEFTFSWTDGHLEARATGQPKQLPPAVFERVSRDLYRTVSGREAGEQLRLTRDDAGKVTRMNWATYRVTRDQQTFDQQQ, from the coding sequence ATGACCGACGACCACCCCAGGGCGGCGACCAGCGCGTACGAGCGCGAGGTCAGGCTGCTCCAGCGCGACCACCGGGTGCCCGCGGTGTCCGCCGCGCTGGTACGCAAGGACCGGCCGGTCTGGACGTACGAGGCGGCCGCTCCCGGCTACGGCAGAGGTGTCGACGCGCAATATCGGATCGGCTCGGTCACCAAGACCTTCACCGCCGCGCTGGTCATGCAGGCTCGCGACGCCGGCCTGCTCGACCTCGACGACCCGGTCGCCAAGCACCTCGACGTGCCACAACACGGCGACCACACGATCCGTCGGTTGCTCTCGCACAGCTCCGGTCTCGCGCGCGAGCCGTACGGCGACGTGTGGGACACGCTCGACGTGCCGGACACCGGCCAGGTGCTGAGCGACCTGGCGCGCGTCGAGTCGGTGTTGCCGACCTCGCGGCGGTTCCATTACTCCAACCTCGGCTTCGCGATCCTCGGCCACCTGGTCGCGCGGCTGGCCGGCGGCAGCTGGGAGGAGCTGGTCGTCGACCGGCTCATCCAGCCGCTCGGCCTGACGCGTACGACCGTCGAGCCGGTGGAGCCGGTCGCGCAGGGCTATCTGGTCGACGTCTTCAGCGACCGCGTACGTCCGGAGCCGCACGTCAACTTCGGCGGCGTCAACCCGGCCGCGCAGCTGTGGAGCACGGCGGCCGACATGGCGACCTGGGCCGCGTTCCTGGCCATGCCGGACGAGAAGGTGCTCGCGCGGTCCACCGTGGACGAGATGGTGCATCCGCTGATGGTCACCGACGAGACCGACTGGCAGCGTGCCTTCGGCCTCGGCCTGATGGTCATCCCGCGCGGCGACCGCGTCGTACACGTCGGCCACACCGGTGGCATGCCGGGCTTCATCGCCGGCGTCTACTGCGACCGTACGACCGGCACCGGCGCCGCCGTGCTCGGCTCCTCCGGCACCGCCGGCCAGATCACCGTGGTGCCGCACAAGCTGCTCGAACGCAGCGCCGAGCTGGACCCGGCCGACATCGAGCCGTGGGTCCCCGGCGACGCGCCGCCGGACGAGCTGGCCAGCGTGCTCGGGCACTGGTTCACCGAAGGCACCGAGTTCACCTTCAGCTGGACCGACGGCCACCTGGAGGCACGCGCCACCGGCCAGCCGAAGCAGCTGCCGCCGGCCGTCTTCGAGCGGGTCTCCAGGGATCTTTATCGCACCGTCTCCGGTCGTGAGGCCGGCGAGCAACTGCGGCTGACCCGCGACGACGCCGGCAAGGTCACCCGGATGAACTGGGCCACCTATCGGGTGACCCGCGACCAGCAGACCTTCGACCAGCAGCAGTGA
- a CDS encoding histidine triad nucleotide-binding protein has translation MSDDCLFCKIVAGDIPATVVRDDERTLAFRDVNPQAPVHVLVVPKRHLPDAAAVLADDPTLLSAMFASAVKVTEDEKLGDGYRLVFNTGKGAGQTVFHAHLHLLGGRDLGWPPG, from the coding sequence ATGTCAGATGACTGCTTGTTCTGCAAGATCGTGGCCGGGGACATCCCGGCCACGGTCGTGCGCGACGACGAGCGGACGCTGGCGTTCCGGGACGTCAACCCGCAGGCTCCGGTGCACGTGCTGGTGGTGCCCAAGCGCCATCTGCCGGACGCGGCCGCGGTGCTGGCCGACGACCCGACGCTGCTGTCCGCCATGTTCGCGAGCGCGGTGAAGGTGACCGAGGACGAGAAGCTCGGCGACGGCTACCGGCTGGTGTTCAACACCGGAAAAGGCGCCGGCCAGACCGTTTTCCACGCGCACCTGCACCTGCTCGGTGGCCGCGACCTCGGCTGGCCGCCCGGATGA
- a CDS encoding LacI family DNA-binding transcriptional regulator produces the protein MPTQPTPTMHDVARVAGVSVSTVSRVVNNERYVHPDTRSRVVEAIAELGFQRNEAARALRPGQTSDTIGLVIADIANPFFSAIARGAEDVVREHGHMLIVGNSGLDFERERDLVQELVRRRVDGLLVVPTAHDHADLHTELSRWAPIVYVDRAPRGVRADAVVLDNKAGAVRAVDYLVRAGHRRIGYVGGDPAVVTGHHRLAGYKQALKAGGLEFDEALVRFGNHTAEAAEETVAELLNGPTKADAIFADNNRMTVGALHAIRRVRTEAGLAGFDDVELADLLPRPIALVTHDTIELGRRAARLLFDRIAGSAGPPRRITLRTRMLVRGGS, from the coding sequence GTGCCGACCCAGCCGACCCCAACGATGCACGACGTGGCCAGAGTCGCCGGGGTCAGCGTCAGCACGGTGTCGCGGGTCGTCAACAACGAGCGCTATGTGCACCCCGACACCCGGTCGCGGGTCGTGGAGGCGATCGCCGAGCTCGGCTTCCAGCGCAACGAGGCCGCGCGTGCGCTGCGGCCGGGCCAGACCTCCGACACGATCGGCCTGGTCATCGCCGACATCGCCAACCCGTTTTTCTCGGCTATCGCGCGCGGCGCGGAGGACGTCGTACGCGAGCACGGCCACATGCTGATCGTCGGCAACAGCGGCCTGGACTTCGAGCGTGAGCGCGACCTGGTGCAGGAGCTGGTACGCCGGCGCGTCGACGGCCTGCTGGTCGTACCGACCGCGCACGACCACGCCGACCTGCACACCGAGCTGTCCCGCTGGGCCCCGATCGTCTACGTCGACCGCGCGCCGCGTGGCGTACGCGCCGACGCCGTGGTGCTCGACAACAAGGCCGGCGCGGTGCGTGCGGTCGACTATCTGGTGCGGGCCGGACACCGGCGGATCGGCTATGTCGGCGGCGATCCGGCGGTCGTCACCGGCCACCACCGGCTGGCCGGCTACAAGCAGGCGCTGAAGGCCGGCGGTCTGGAGTTCGACGAGGCGCTCGTACGCTTCGGCAACCACACCGCCGAGGCCGCCGAGGAAACCGTTGCCGAGCTGCTCAACGGTCCGACCAAGGCCGACGCGATCTTCGCCGACAACAACCGGATGACCGTCGGCGCGCTGCACGCCATCCGGCGGGTCCGCACGGAGGCCGGCCTGGCCGGCTTCGACGACGTGGAGCTGGCCGACCTGCTGCCGCGGCCGATCGCGCTGGTCACCCACGACACGATCGAGCTCGGCCGGCGCGCCGCGCGGCTGCTCTTCGACCGGATCGCCGGCTCCGCCGGTCCACCGCGCCGGATCACCCTCCGCACGCGGATGCTGGTCCGCGGCGGCTCCTGA
- a CDS encoding NAD-dependent malic enzyme, with protein MPSAGYSITVRVAVPADASAVGRLTTAVGEAGAIISALDIVDSTTENILVDISADTADGEHANQVTAALRALEGVEVRKVSDRTFLLHLGGKLEVTPKVALRNRDELSRAYTPGVARICLAIAENPDDARRLTIKRNTVAVVTDGSAVLGLGNIGPAAALPVMEGKAALFKRFAGVDAWPVVLDTQDTDEIVRIVKAIAPAYGGINLEDIAAPRCFEIEDRLRHELDIPVFHDDQHGTAIVVLAALTNALRVVKKDLSAVRIVVSGAGAAGTAIMKLLLAQGVGDIVACDRNGALHKDMPGLNESMQWLAENTNASGYVGDVRGAVRGADVFIGVSAPNILDEDDIAAMADDSIVFALANPDPEVDPVAARRHAAVVATGRSDQPNQINNVLAFPGVFRGLLDAQARDWTTPMALAAATAIADAVGPDKVNPTVIVPSVFDSSVAPAVAAAIREAATA; from the coding sequence ATGCCCAGCGCCGGCTATTCCATCACGGTCCGGGTCGCGGTGCCGGCCGACGCCTCCGCGGTCGGCCGGCTGACCACCGCGGTCGGCGAGGCCGGCGCGATCATCAGCGCTCTGGACATCGTCGACTCGACGACCGAGAACATCCTCGTCGACATCAGCGCGGACACCGCCGACGGCGAGCACGCCAACCAGGTGACCGCCGCGCTGCGCGCGCTCGAGGGCGTCGAGGTGCGCAAGGTCAGTGACCGTACGTTCCTGCTGCACCTCGGGGGCAAGCTGGAGGTCACACCGAAGGTCGCGCTGCGCAACCGTGACGAGCTGTCCCGCGCGTACACCCCCGGCGTCGCGCGGATCTGCCTGGCGATCGCGGAAAACCCGGACGACGCGCGACGGCTGACCATCAAGCGCAACACCGTCGCGGTCGTCACCGACGGCTCGGCGGTGCTCGGCCTGGGCAACATCGGGCCGGCCGCCGCGCTGCCGGTGATGGAAGGCAAGGCCGCGCTGTTCAAGCGGTTCGCCGGCGTGGACGCCTGGCCGGTGGTGCTGGACACGCAGGACACCGACGAGATCGTCCGAATCGTCAAGGCGATCGCGCCGGCGTACGGCGGCATCAACCTGGAGGACATCGCCGCGCCGCGGTGCTTCGAGATCGAGGACCGGCTCCGGCACGAGCTGGACATCCCGGTCTTCCACGACGACCAGCACGGCACCGCGATCGTCGTACTGGCCGCGCTGACCAACGCGCTGCGCGTGGTGAAGAAGGACCTCTCGGCCGTACGCATCGTCGTCTCCGGCGCCGGCGCGGCCGGCACGGCGATCATGAAGCTGCTGCTGGCGCAGGGGGTCGGCGACATCGTCGCGTGCGACCGCAACGGGGCTCTGCACAAGGACATGCCCGGCCTGAACGAGTCGATGCAATGGCTGGCCGAGAACACCAACGCGAGCGGATATGTCGGCGACGTACGCGGTGCCGTACGCGGCGCGGACGTGTTCATCGGCGTCAGTGCGCCGAACATCCTGGACGAGGACGACATCGCCGCCATGGCCGACGACTCCATCGTCTTCGCGCTGGCCAACCCCGACCCGGAGGTCGACCCGGTGGCCGCGCGCCGGCACGCCGCGGTGGTCGCCACCGGCCGCTCCGACCAGCCCAACCAGATCAACAACGTGCTGGCCTTCCCCGGCGTCTTCCGCGGCCTGCTCGATGCTCAGGCGCGCGACTGGACGACCCCGATGGCGCTCGCCGCTGCCACCGCCATCGCCGACGCGGTCGGTCCGGACAAGGTCAACCCGACCGTCATCGTGCCGAGCGTCTTCGACTCCTCGGTCGCGCCAGCCGTCGCCGCCGCCATCCGCGAGGCCGCCACCGCATAG